The proteins below are encoded in one region of Ammospiza caudacuta isolate bAmmCau1 chromosome 33, bAmmCau1.pri, whole genome shotgun sequence:
- the LOC131570163 gene encoding zinc finger protein 239-like, with translation MESREDKCPRQNLVEEAVLSGSTAQEANGEEKPRRCRTRRGCKRSWRGSEGERASLGREGGRRRSQSSELVLHEQLHGGEKPHTCVECGKSFRWNSELIRHQRTHTGERPYECGQCGKSFRWNSNLISHQRIHTGEMSYECSKCGKCFSRGSHLNQHQSTHTGEKPYECGQCGKSFSLSSSLIRHQRAHTGERPYKCSECGMCFSLSSTLVTHQRTHTGERPYECSKCGKRFKTSSHLLQHYRIHREERPFRCPDCGKGFKQNSNLVTHRRIHTGERPYECPQCGKSFSSSSNLTQHQQRHH, from the exons atggagagcagggaggacaaatgccCACGGCAGAACCTGGTGGAAGAGGCCGTTTTGAGCGGCTCCACGGCGCAGGAAGCCAACGGGGAGGAAAAGCCCCGGAGATGCCGcacgaggaggggctgcaaacgcaGCTGGCGGGGATCTGAGGGggaaagagccagcctgggccgGGAAGGCGGCCGGAGACGGAGCCAGAGCTCGGAGCTGgtgctccatgagcagctccatggtggggagaagccccacacgtgcgtggagtgtgggaagagcttcaggtggAACTCCGAACTGATAAGGCACCAGAGGACTCACACTGGTGAacggccctacgagtgtgggcagtgtgggaagagcttcaggtggAACTCCAACCTGATCAgccaccagaggatccacactggagaGATGTCCTATGAGTGTTCCAAGTGTGGGAAGTGTTTCAGCCGGGGCTCTCACCTGAACCAGCACCAGAGCACCCATACTGGAGAGAAGCCCTATGAATGTGgacagtgtgggaagagcttcagcctgagctccagcctgatCAGGCACCAGAGGGCCCACACTGGAGAAAGGCCGTACAAGTGCTCCGAGTGTGGCATGTGCTTCAGCCTGAGCTCCACCCTGGTCACgcaccagaggacccacactggggagaggccctacgagtgttccaagtgtgggaagaggtttaaaaccagctcccatctcctccagcactaTCGCattcacagagaggagag gcccttccgctgtcccgactgtgggaagggattcaagCAGAATTCCAACCTCGTcacccaccggcgcatccacacagGGGAaaggccctacgagtgtccccagtgtgggaagagcttctccagcagctctaaCTTGACCCAACACCAACAGAGGCACCACTAA